The DNA segment TGTGACGTTGGAATGTACCGACTGTCGCACCAACATCGCCAAGCGATCGCCGGGTGTTTCCCGATACACAACCACCAAGAACCGCCGGAACACGACGGCGCGGATTGAACTGAAAAAGTTTTGCACCCACTGCAATCAACATACCGTCCACAAAGAAATTAAGTAATCATCAGTCCTGAGTCATTAGTTTTTGATTAATGACCAATGACTGCTGAGTGCTGAGTGCTGACAATTAACAACGAACCACCAACGATGACTTACTTCCGTCGCCGCCTTTCCCCAATTAAACCTGACGAACCCATCGACTACAAAGATGTCGATTTGTTGCGGAAATTTATTACAGAGCGGGGTAAAATACTGCCTCGCCGAATTACAGGTCTAACAGCCAAGCAACAACGAGATTTAACCGTAGCAATTAAGCGGGCACGCCTTTTGGCTTTGTTGCCCTTTATTAATCCTGAAGGTTAACTCAATTTTGGATTGGGGATGGGT comes from the Coleofasciculus sp. FACHB-1120 genome and includes:
- the rpsR gene encoding 30S ribosomal protein S18; translated protein: MTYFRRRLSPIKPDEPIDYKDVDLLRKFITERGKILPRRITGLTAKQQRDLTVAIKRARLLALLPFINPEG
- the rpmG gene encoding 50S ribosomal protein L33; this encodes MASKKGARLIVTLECTDCRTNIAKRSPGVSRYTTTKNRRNTTARIELKKFCTHCNQHTVHKEIK